One region of Dokdonia sp. 4H-3-7-5 genomic DNA includes:
- a CDS encoding ABC transporter ATP-binding protein — protein MITINNLSKSYNGVTVLNLEGFEIPRGQSFGLVGNNGAGKTTLFSCLLDLIQPSSGYIENGGVKVHESEDWKTHTASFIDETFLIGYLTPEEYFYFIGDLRGENKADVDALLATFEDFFNDEIIGKRKYLRDLSKGNQKKVGIVATLIGKPDVIILDEPFANLDPTTQIRLKGIIKQMAIDKEVTVLVSSHDLQHVTEVCERIVVLEKGELVKDIITSPATLKELEAYFAGNEVITEA, from the coding sequence ATGATTACTATAAACAACTTATCAAAATCATATAACGGAGTAACAGTTCTCAATCTTGAAGGGTTTGAGATTCCTAGAGGTCAATCTTTTGGACTTGTGGGTAATAACGGAGCTGGTAAAACAACTCTCTTCAGCTGTTTACTAGATCTTATACAACCTAGTTCTGGGTATATAGAAAATGGAGGTGTAAAAGTACACGAAAGTGAAGACTGGAAAACACACACTGCATCTTTTATAGACGAGACTTTTCTCATAGGTTACTTAACACCAGAGGAATACTTTTACTTTATAGGAGACTTGAGAGGTGAGAATAAGGCAGATGTAGATGCGTTACTCGCAACTTTTGAAGACTTCTTTAATGATGAGATTATAGGAAAACGCAAGTATTTACGAGATCTCTCTAAGGGAAATCAGAAAAAAGTGGGTATTGTGGCTACGCTTATTGGCAAGCCTGATGTTATTATTCTTGATGAACCTTTTGCAAATCTTGATCCAACTACGCAAATAAGGCTTAAAGGAATCATCAAGCAAATGGCAATTGATAAAGAAGTAACGGTACTAGTTTCTAGTCATGACTTACAGCACGTTACAGAAGTTTGTGAGCGTATAGTTGTACTTGAAAAAGGAGAACTTGTAAAAGACATTATTACCTCACCAGCGACTCTTAAAGAGCTAGAAGCTTATTTTGCTGGTAATGAAGTAATCACAGAGGCGTAA
- a CDS encoding ferredoxin--NADP reductase, with protein MSQFHTLHIQSITRVTEKSVAVTFAVPDSLKEDFNFSAGQYITLKTQINGEEVRRAYSLCSTPQEGLTVAIKEVENGTFSTYANRELKEGDTMDVHTPEGRFKIENSAFAKAQTYAAFAAGSGITPILSMIKTTLSQSADSKFVLVYGNRTEEEAMFRDELIALRDQYKDRFSIEFIYSQTRVDGAHFGRIMKATVNFVVKNKYAANDFNEYFLCGPEAMIKEVSKVLKENDTKEENIHFELFTASTEEVTIDANLDGKTAIKVVCDDEEFEFTMEKDAVILDAALDQDIDAPHSCQGGICSSCIARVTEGTAVMSQNQILTDSEVAEGLILTCQAHPTSASIVVDYDDV; from the coding sequence ATGTCACAATTCCATACACTTCATATACAAAGCATTACGCGCGTTACAGAAAAATCTGTGGCAGTAACTTTTGCTGTTCCAGATTCACTAAAAGAAGATTTCAACTTCTCTGCAGGACAATATATAACTTTAAAAACTCAAATTAATGGTGAGGAAGTTCGTCGCGCATATTCTCTTTGCAGTACTCCTCAAGAAGGACTTACTGTTGCGATAAAAGAAGTTGAGAATGGTACTTTTTCCACCTATGCAAACCGTGAGTTAAAGGAAGGTGATACCATGGATGTTCATACACCAGAAGGACGATTTAAAATTGAAAATTCCGCTTTCGCGAAAGCGCAAACCTACGCAGCCTTTGCCGCAGGATCAGGAATCACGCCTATCTTATCAATGATTAAGACTACTTTATCACAGTCTGCAGATAGTAAGTTTGTTCTAGTGTACGGAAACCGCACCGAAGAAGAAGCCATGTTCCGCGATGAGTTAATTGCTTTACGTGACCAGTACAAAGATCGTTTCTCTATAGAGTTTATTTACTCTCAAACACGAGTAGATGGAGCACATTTTGGACGTATTATGAAGGCTACAGTTAATTTTGTAGTGAAAAACAAATATGCGGCAAATGACTTTAACGAGTACTTCTTATGTGGTCCAGAAGCCATGATCAAAGAAGTTTCTAAAGTGCTTAAGGAAAATGACACTAAGGAAGAAAATATACACTTCGAACTTTTTACAGCAAGTACAGAAGAGGTAACTATAGATGCCAACCTAGATGGTAAAACTGCTATCAAAGTAGTTTGCGACGATGAGGAATTTGAGTTTACTATGGAGAAAGATGCTGTCATTCTTGATGCAGCCTTAGATCAAGACATAGATGCTCCACATTCTTGTCAAGGAGGAATATGCAGCAGCTGTATTGCGCGTGTAACAGAAGGAACGGCAGTTATGTCACAAAACCAAATCTTAACAGACTCAGAAGTAGCCGAAGGGTTAATACTTACCTGCCAGGCGCATCCTACCTCAGCATCGATTGTGGTAGATTATGATGATGTGTAG
- a CDS encoding DUF6168 family protein, whose translation MIKKLLLYVIIAVITFFISYSLHNYLLTSLDSSPPYSLRDVYIFHASLSLFFVLTFELINYFLKEFKDQIGFLYLGSIVLKMMLFFVIFRELLSTSLQLTKSDKLSLLIPIAIFIIYEVMVVVKMLNRAD comes from the coding sequence GTGATAAAAAAATTACTCTTGTATGTAATCATTGCTGTAATCACTTTTTTTATAAGTTACAGCTTGCATAATTACTTGCTAACGTCACTAGATAGCTCCCCTCCTTACAGCTTGAGAGATGTATATATCTTTCATGCTTCATTATCTCTATTTTTTGTTTTAACATTTGAGCTCATAAATTATTTTTTAAAAGAGTTTAAGGATCAAATAGGATTTTTATACCTAGGATCTATAGTTTTAAAAATGATGCTCTTCTTTGTAATTTTTAGAGAATTGCTGTCTACAAGCTTGCAATTAACAAAGTCAGATAAATTATCATTACTCATTCCTATTGCTATTTTCATAATTTATGAGGTGATGGTGGTTGTTAAAATGCTAAACAGAGCGGATTAA
- a CDS encoding ATP-binding cassette domain-containing protein — MKNELNVHGLYKNFGRKTILTDVSFILSTGDVLGLFGKNGSGKSTLLKILFGTLKPTRLELSINGTSIAPKTVIPEQLIGYLPQESFLPKHLKVRDIIPLFHENGDDQDAIFRASFVEKIASRKAGLLSMGEIRYLELLLVANLNHPFLMLDEPFSMIEPLYKEKIKEFLISLKAKKGIILTDHYYTDVLNVSTKNLILKDCVAHEIHTSQDLKDFGYLK, encoded by the coding sequence ATGAAAAATGAACTTAACGTACACGGTCTTTACAAAAACTTTGGAAGGAAAACCATACTCACAGATGTATCTTTTATTCTTAGTACAGGAGATGTTTTAGGACTTTTTGGAAAAAATGGTTCTGGAAAATCTACCCTTCTCAAAATTCTTTTTGGAACACTTAAACCTACGCGCTTAGAGCTTAGCATAAATGGTACATCCATAGCACCTAAAACCGTCATACCTGAGCAACTTATTGGTTACTTACCACAAGAAAGTTTCTTACCCAAGCATTTAAAAGTAAGAGATATTATTCCGCTATTTCATGAAAACGGTGATGATCAAGACGCCATCTTTAGAGCTTCATTTGTTGAGAAAATTGCTTCAAGAAAGGCAGGTCTACTCTCCATGGGAGAAATACGCTATCTAGAATTACTACTTGTCGCAAACCTCAACCATCCGTTTTTGATGCTTGATGAACCTTTCTCTATGATAGAACCACTTTACAAGGAGAAAATAAAAGAGTTTTTAATTTCGCTTAAAGCGAAAAAAGGAATCATACTCACAGATCATTATTATACAGACGTTCTTAATGTTTCTACTAAGAATTTGATCTTAAAAGATTGCGTTGCTCATGAAATACATACTTCACAAGATTTGAAAGATTTTGGCTATTTGAAGTGA
- a CDS encoding AtpZ/AtpI family protein: MAKEKKNVQLNKWVKFSTIPFQMGVTIYLGNLLGKWLDVRYDANWLETTITLLSVFLSIYIVIKGVIQLNK; encoded by the coding sequence ATGGCAAAGGAAAAGAAGAACGTTCAGCTTAATAAATGGGTGAAATTTTCCACCATACCTTTCCAGATGGGTGTAACCATCTACTTAGGTAATTTATTAGGAAAGTGGCTTGATGTGCGGTATGATGCAAATTGGCTAGAGACTACAATAACATTATTATCAGTTTTTCTTTCCATTTATATAGTAATCAAAGGAGTAATACAACTTAACAAGTAG
- a CDS encoding F0F1 ATP synthase subunit B, with translation MEQLLENFSLDLFVKQTILFLLIILLMVKFAWKPIMNALNEREEGIQGALDAAEKAKLDMQNLQADNEKLLKEARAERESMLKEAREMKTKMIDDAKAEAKLEADKMVAQAQAAIEAERKSAIADLKGQVAALSVEIAEKVVKSELSNKGKQLELVDEMLGNATLN, from the coding sequence ATGGAACAATTATTAGAAAATTTTTCACTTGACCTGTTTGTAAAACAAACTATCCTTTTTTTACTTATCATTCTATTGATGGTGAAATTTGCTTGGAAGCCTATCATGAATGCACTTAATGAGCGTGAAGAAGGTATACAAGGAGCTCTAGATGCTGCCGAAAAGGCAAAACTAGACATGCAAAACCTTCAAGCAGATAACGAGAAGCTTTTAAAAGAAGCACGTGCAGAGCGTGAGTCTATGCTTAAAGAAGCTCGTGAGATGAAGACAAAAATGATTGATGATGCTAAAGCAGAAGCTAAGCTTGAAGCAGACAAAATGGTAGCACAAGCACAAGCAGCAATCGAAGCTGAGCGTAAGAGTGCTATTGCAGACCTTAAAGGTCAGGTTGCAGCATTATCTGTAGAGATTGCAGAAAAAGTTGTAAAGAGTGAACTTTCAAATAAAGGAAAGCAACTAGAGCTCGTAGATGAGATGCTAGGAAACGCAACTTTAAACTAA
- a CDS encoding tetratricopeptide repeat protein yields MKLLLKRLFFIGVTTLSLSSCSRKNDSFLSRNFHAVTTEFNTLYNGNVALEEGKNALVQTFNDDYWDILPIERIAFEENTALGEENRDPNFLRAEEKAIKAIQNHAMKIDGEERNPQMDEAFLLLGKARYYDQQFVPALEAFNYVLAYYPKSNNIAQAKIWKEKTNIRLENNEVAIKNLKQIFKVEKNLKDQDIADAHAMLTQAYLNLGIQDSAFQYIQSAAKLTRKSEERGRYNYILGQLYNRVGEYSLANEAFQDVIDLNRKIPRKYYINAHLEQIRNYDYNLVDTLVIRERLDKMVGNRENRPFLDKIYYAKADFFMKTGREDSAIANYNKSLRQSSTDDYLLSRDYLALADYSFEQAAYKIAGAYYDSVIGKINDRSREYRTITKKRENLNDVIDYENLTQRNDSIIALVTLSGDSLAAYFDNYIAQIKAKKAADSIARIDNIRNNEFFNASSSGGRAIGGEPGEFYFYNDVAVSYGKQSFERRWGKRRLVDGWRLSSVQAVPLNSSTLPVALDNPDLDGDKEMTAADYIASLPREKKQVDSLLKERDFAYFQLGLIYKEKFKEYPLAAQRLEKLLAFNPDEKLVLPALYNLYQVYGAMDASAKANIYKNKITAEYPNSRYATRINNPDTLLEADAESPEEVYKELYKRFQYQNFVNLESDLNKRIDQFYGNPYLPKFELLKATVAGRYEGYDAYKKGLSYVALTYPRTEEGKKAQSLLQNALPTLKFDQFDDEAIAINYKIVYPFNNSNIQGAKDLQKKLLESFDEVGYTELSTSIDVYDAQQSFVVVHFLSSRSQAEGLVELLSTNKDILITLPSMVIASENYKIIQMHKNLDAYKAQDSN; encoded by the coding sequence TTGAAATTACTCTTAAAACGTTTATTCTTTATTGGTGTTACTACACTATCTCTATCGAGTTGTTCTCGTAAGAACGATTCTTTTTTGAGCCGTAACTTCCATGCGGTTACAACAGAGTTCAATACATTGTATAATGGAAATGTAGCGCTTGAAGAAGGTAAAAATGCTCTTGTACAAACCTTCAATGATGACTACTGGGATATCTTACCTATTGAGCGTATTGCCTTTGAGGAAAACACTGCGTTAGGAGAAGAAAATAGAGATCCTAATTTTTTGCGGGCAGAGGAAAAAGCTATAAAAGCAATACAAAACCATGCTATGAAAATAGATGGAGAGGAACGCAACCCACAAATGGATGAAGCTTTCCTTTTATTAGGTAAAGCACGTTACTACGACCAGCAATTTGTCCCTGCTTTAGAGGCTTTTAATTATGTGCTAGCATATTACCCTAAAAGTAACAATATAGCACAAGCTAAGATCTGGAAAGAAAAAACAAATATCCGCCTTGAAAATAATGAGGTGGCTATTAAAAATCTTAAGCAAATCTTTAAAGTAGAAAAAAACTTAAAAGATCAAGACATTGCAGATGCTCATGCCATGCTTACACAAGCATATCTTAATCTTGGTATTCAAGATAGTGCATTTCAATATATACAAAGCGCGGCAAAGCTCACAAGAAAATCTGAAGAGCGCGGACGCTATAATTATATTTTAGGCCAATTGTATAATAGAGTAGGTGAGTATTCGCTTGCAAATGAGGCTTTTCAAGATGTTATAGATCTTAATCGTAAAATTCCACGTAAGTATTATATAAATGCGCATTTAGAGCAAATACGCAATTATGACTATAATCTAGTAGATACACTAGTTATAAGGGAACGACTTGATAAAATGGTAGGTAATCGTGAGAACAGACCCTTTTTAGATAAAATCTACTATGCAAAGGCAGATTTCTTTATGAAAACAGGGCGAGAAGACTCTGCTATTGCAAATTATAATAAGTCGTTAAGACAAAGTAGTACAGATGATTATTTGCTTTCTAGAGATTATCTAGCACTTGCAGACTATAGTTTTGAGCAAGCCGCTTATAAAATTGCAGGAGCTTATTATGATAGTGTGATAGGTAAGATAAATGATCGTAGCCGTGAGTATCGAACTATTACAAAAAAGCGTGAGAACCTTAATGATGTTATAGATTATGAAAACCTTACACAGCGCAATGACAGTATTATTGCCCTAGTTACACTTTCTGGAGATTCGCTTGCAGCTTATTTCGACAACTATATTGCTCAAATTAAAGCAAAGAAAGCGGCAGATTCTATTGCGCGCATTGATAACATACGAAATAATGAGTTTTTTAATGCTTCAAGCAGTGGCGGAAGGGCAATAGGAGGTGAGCCAGGAGAATTTTATTTCTATAATGATGTAGCTGTTTCTTATGGGAAACAGTCTTTTGAAAGAAGATGGGGAAAACGTCGTCTGGTAGACGGGTGGAGGTTATCTTCCGTGCAGGCTGTACCTCTTAACTCAAGTACGTTACCCGTTGCATTAGATAACCCGGACCTTGATGGTGACAAAGAAATGACTGCGGCAGATTATATTGCAAGCTTACCAAGAGAAAAAAAGCAGGTAGATAGTTTGTTAAAAGAGCGTGACTTTGCATACTTTCAGCTAGGGCTTATTTACAAAGAGAAGTTCAAAGAATATCCTTTGGCAGCGCAGCGATTAGAAAAATTGTTGGCTTTTAATCCAGATGAAAAATTAGTGCTTCCTGCATTATACAATCTCTACCAAGTGTATGGGGCTATGGACGCTTCCGCGAAAGCGAACATTTATAAAAATAAAATCACAGCAGAATACCCAAATTCTCGTTATGCCACTCGTATTAATAACCCAGATACGCTATTAGAGGCAGATGCAGAGTCGCCAGAAGAAGTATATAAAGAATTATATAAGAGGTTCCAATATCAAAACTTTGTAAACCTTGAGAGTGACTTAAATAAAAGAATAGATCAGTTTTATGGGAATCCATATTTGCCGAAATTTGAATTACTAAAGGCTACAGTCGCTGGTAGATATGAAGGTTATGATGCTTATAAAAAAGGGTTGAGCTATGTGGCACTTACTTACCCTCGCACAGAAGAAGGAAAAAAAGCACAAAGCTTATTGCAAAATGCGCTGCCTACCTTGAAGTTCGATCAGTTTGATGACGAGGCAATTGCAATTAACTATAAAATAGTCTACCCATTTAATAACAGTAATATTCAAGGAGCAAAGGATTTACAGAAGAAGCTTTTAGAAAGCTTTGATGAGGTGGGTTATACAGAGCTTTCAACCTCTATTGATGTTTATGATGCACAACAATCGTTTGTTGTAGTTCATTTTTTAAGTAGCCGTAGTCAGGCAGAAGGTCTAGTAGAGTTGCTTAGTACTAATAAAGATATTTTGATAACATTACCTAGTATGGTAATCGCTTCAGAGAATTATAAAATAATTCAAATGCATAAAAATCTTGATGCTTATAAAGCGCAAGATTCAAATTAA
- the atpE gene encoding ATP synthase F0 subunit C — protein MSLALVQEVAPMIPNLVGAGLVVIGGGIGLGKIGGAAMEGIARQPEAAGKIQTAMIIVAALLEGLAFGALILGA, from the coding sequence ATGTCTTTAGCATTAGTACAAGAAGTAGCACCAATGATCCCAAATTTAGTGGGAGCTGGTTTAGTAGTAATTGGAGGTGGTATCGGTCTTGGTAAGATTGGTGGAGCTGCAATGGAAGGAATTGCTCGTCAGCCTGAGGCTGCTGGTAAGATCCAGACTGCGATGATTATCGTTGCTGCACTTTTAGAAGGACTTGCATTTGGTGCCCTAATTTTAGGAGCTTAA
- a CDS encoding polymer-forming cytoskeletal protein: MFSDNKKGKGPDLTNQQNRISQGTTLKGDVTSEGGFRIDGEIHGNITSPNKIVIGKTGVVIGTLICNDADVEGKIEGKLEIKNLLSIKTAAHIEGEVITGKLAVEPGATFNASCVMKGSVKSLSNGKGKEERSA; this comes from the coding sequence ATGTTTTCAGACAATAAGAAAGGAAAAGGACCTGACCTCACTAACCAGCAGAACCGCATAAGCCAGGGCACAACTCTCAAAGGAGATGTTACCTCAGAAGGTGGTTTTCGTATTGATGGTGAGATACATGGTAATATTACATCACCTAATAAAATTGTTATAGGAAAAACAGGTGTGGTCATAGGAACTCTTATTTGTAATGATGCAGATGTAGAAGGTAAGATAGAAGGTAAATTAGAAATTAAAAACCTTCTTTCTATTAAAACAGCTGCTCATATTGAAGGCGAAGTAATTACGGGTAAACTGGCTGTAGAGCCAGGAGCAACCTTTAATGCATCTTGCGTTATGAAAGGAAGCGTAAAATCATTGTCAAATGGCAAAGGAAAAGAAGAACGTTCAGCTTAA
- the atpB gene encoding F0F1 ATP synthase subunit A, giving the protein MKVASKSITLLVLVFVLSIPFYAFAKADAGKTGEKGNPVNTKEEVKAYIQHHLKDSHDFHLFSTFDDNGVEHHWGFPLPVMLWGENGFTAFMSSEFHHDDEGQVIVTKGESRFVKNHGRIYELEAGATSLAYDEDHHATNASKPFDLSITKSVFGILLIGLLMLIWFSGLARQYKKKNIPTGFARVLEPLVIYVRDEIAKPNIGESYRKFTGYLLTVFFFIWILNLVGLMPFGFNVTGQIAVTAALAVITLVIYVFSGNKHFWGHMLWMPGIPYVFRPLLGIIELAGTLVIKPFSLLVRLFANITAGHTVVMSLIAVGILLQDSLSVAGSTIVSLFLSLFIMLIELLVAFLQAYIFTTLSALFIGMAVADDHHDEELHDEHGETIEDTEVIRKNFT; this is encoded by the coding sequence ATGAAGGTAGCATCAAAATCAATCACACTTTTAGTATTAGTTTTTGTTCTTAGTATTCCCTTTTACGCTTTCGCGAAAGCGGATGCTGGAAAGACTGGAGAAAAAGGAAATCCAGTTAATACTAAAGAGGAGGTAAAGGCTTATATACAGCATCACTTAAAGGATTCTCACGACTTCCATTTATTCTCAACTTTTGATGATAATGGAGTAGAGCATCACTGGGGTTTCCCACTTCCTGTAATGTTATGGGGAGAAAATGGTTTTACTGCGTTTATGTCTTCTGAGTTTCATCATGATGATGAAGGACAGGTAATCGTAACTAAAGGAGAAAGCCGCTTTGTGAAAAATCACGGTCGTATCTATGAACTTGAAGCAGGAGCAACAAGTCTTGCGTATGATGAAGATCACCACGCTACAAATGCTTCAAAACCTTTTGATCTTTCCATCACAAAAAGTGTTTTTGGTATCTTACTAATAGGACTTTTAATGTTGATCTGGTTCTCTGGATTAGCAAGACAATACAAGAAAAAGAATATCCCAACAGGATTTGCACGAGTACTTGAGCCTCTAGTAATTTATGTAAGAGACGAGATCGCAAAACCGAACATTGGGGAGAGCTACAGAAAATTTACTGGATACCTTCTTACGGTATTCTTCTTTATCTGGATACTCAACCTTGTAGGGTTAATGCCATTTGGTTTTAACGTTACAGGTCAGATCGCGGTAACTGCAGCACTTGCTGTTATTACACTAGTGATTTACGTATTTAGCGGTAACAAGCATTTCTGGGGTCACATGTTATGGATGCCAGGTATACCTTACGTGTTCAGACCATTATTAGGTATTATCGAGCTTGCAGGTACATTGGTTATTAAGCCATTTTCACTGTTAGTACGTTTATTTGCAAACATCACGGCAGGTCACACGGTTGTTATGAGTCTTATTGCGGTGGGAATCTTATTGCAAGATTCACTTAGCGTTGCAGGTTCTACTATTGTGTCATTATTCTTGTCACTATTTATTATGCTTATCGAATTGCTAGTAGCATTTCTACAGGCGTATATATTCACTACATTGTCAGCTCTATTTATTGGTATGGCTGTAGCAGATGATCACCATGACGAGGAGTTACATGATGAGCATGGTGAAACGATAGAGGATACAGAAGTTATTAGAAAGAACTTCACTTAA
- a CDS encoding DUF5687 family protein, giving the protein MVKQFISLEWKAFFRSASFQTNLALKILMIFGVLMMILYLGGAGVGLYFLLEKMDLEPFTTVNMFMIYYVVGDLIIRYMGQKMPVVNIKPLLLLPFKKTKIVKFALGKTVLSFWNWMHAFFFIPFSIVLITQGFNPLGVLVWHIAMFCFIYANNFINVFLNDKLWLVIGMGALFALLGAAQYYEYFDITAFTQPFFQGLYETKWTVIFPIALLAVVATIAFKYFLARLYLDAGLAKKVSEASGGDLEWLDRFGKQSTFLKNDIRLIMRNKRSKTTVFMSMMFLFYGLLFFGDAIEVYSGPFWMMFAAVFVSGGFLFSFGQFVPSWDSAYYPLMMTQNIAYKEYLKSKWLLVVIATLISAILCIPYVYFGVDVLLAIIVGAIFNMGINAHLVLLGGAFIKTPIDLQSGKKAFGDKSSFNLKTLFVSLPKMLGPMALYAIGHFTVGPMLGYALVAIVGLIGFAFRDKVFNQIIKIYKSEKYKTLEAYKQTK; this is encoded by the coding sequence ATGGTAAAACAATTTATAAGTCTAGAGTGGAAGGCTTTTTTTAGAAGTGCTTCTTTTCAAACCAACCTCGCTCTCAAGATCTTGATGATTTTTGGGGTTTTGATGATGATATTGTACTTAGGAGGTGCAGGTGTAGGACTCTATTTCCTTCTTGAGAAAATGGATCTCGAACCATTTACTACGGTAAATATGTTTATGATTTATTATGTAGTAGGTGATCTTATTATACGATACATGGGTCAGAAAATGCCAGTAGTAAATATCAAGCCGCTGTTACTACTGCCTTTTAAGAAAACCAAAATTGTGAAATTTGCACTAGGGAAGACGGTACTTTCTTTCTGGAACTGGATGCATGCATTTTTCTTTATTCCATTCTCTATTGTATTAATTACACAAGGCTTCAATCCGCTGGGAGTATTGGTATGGCACATTGCAATGTTCTGTTTTATATATGCAAATAACTTTATCAATGTCTTTTTGAATGATAAGTTGTGGTTAGTAATAGGTATGGGAGCACTTTTTGCACTTCTAGGTGCTGCTCAGTATTATGAATATTTTGATATTACTGCTTTCACTCAGCCATTCTTTCAAGGGTTGTATGAAACTAAGTGGACGGTTATTTTCCCCATAGCACTACTTGCTGTGGTTGCAACCATCGCTTTTAAATATTTCTTAGCACGATTATACCTTGATGCAGGGCTGGCAAAAAAGGTGAGTGAAGCAAGCGGTGGAGATTTAGAATGGTTAGACCGTTTTGGGAAACAATCTACATTTCTCAAAAATGACATTAGACTCATAATGAGAAATAAACGCTCTAAGACTACGGTCTTTATGAGTATGATGTTTTTGTTTTATGGATTGTTGTTTTTTGGAGATGCTATAGAGGTTTATAGTGGTCCGTTCTGGATGATGTTTGCGGCAGTGTTTGTGTCAGGAGGGTTTTTGTTCAGTTTTGGTCAGTTTGTTCCATCATGGGATAGTGCTTACTATCCGCTCATGATGACGCAAAATATCGCTTATAAAGAGTATTTAAAATCAAAGTGGTTACTAGTGGTAATTGCCACCCTTATCTCTGCGATACTTTGTATTCCTTATGTTTATTTTGGAGTAGATGTACTACTCGCCATCATTGTAGGCGCCATTTTTAATATGGGAATTAACGCTCACTTGGTATTACTGGGTGGCGCGTTTATAAAAACGCCTATAGACTTACAGAGTGGTAAAAAAGCCTTCGGTGATAAGAGTTCTTTTAACCTTAAAACATTATTCGTGAGCTTGCCAAAAATGCTCGGCCCAATGGCGTTGTATGCTATAGGTCACTTTACAGTAGGTCCTATGCTAGGATATGCACTTGTTGCTATAGTAGGATTGATAGGTTTTGCCTTTAGGGATAAAGTGTTTAACCAGATTATTAAAATATATAAGAGCGAGAAGTATAAAACGCTTGAGGCTTACAAACAAACTAAATAA
- a CDS encoding NAD(P)H-dependent flavin oxidoreductase → MSTTKPTLKDLLGITHPIIMAPMFLVSNVAMLKAGMENGIAACVPALNYRTIDELKAAITELKAAKVPGGAFGINLIVNKSNMKYPAQLEAACELGVDFIITSLGSPQMVIEQAKPKGIKVFCDVTDLGYSKKVEAMGCDALVAVNNQAGGHRGNIAPEALIKELDENCAIPVITAGGVANKADLERAMSYGAIGASIGSPFIASEEAPVSQEYKQACVDFGAKDIVMTQKISGTPCTVINTPYVQKIGTKQTWLEGLLNKNKKLKKWVKAIRFAKGMRDTTKAAQSATYKTVWVAGPSIEETTAIEPVATIIKKFI, encoded by the coding sequence ATGAGCACAACAAAACCTACCCTAAAAGATTTACTTGGAATTACACATCCTATCATTATGGCACCTATGTTTTTAGTGTCTAATGTAGCGATGCTCAAAGCCGGAATGGAAAACGGAATTGCTGCTTGTGTGCCAGCACTCAATTATAGAACGATAGATGAGCTTAAGGCTGCAATTACTGAGCTTAAGGCTGCCAAAGTTCCAGGAGGAGCATTTGGTATTAATCTCATTGTAAATAAGTCAAACATGAAATATCCTGCACAGCTGGAAGCGGCTTGTGAGCTAGGAGTAGACTTTATAATTACATCCTTAGGATCCCCACAGATGGTGATTGAGCAAGCAAAACCTAAGGGAATCAAAGTGTTTTGTGATGTAACAGACCTTGGCTATTCAAAAAAGGTGGAGGCTATGGGATGTGATGCGCTCGTTGCTGTAAACAATCAAGCAGGAGGTCACAGAGGTAACATCGCTCCCGAAGCACTGATAAAAGAACTTGATGAAAATTGTGCAATTCCAGTAATCACCGCTGGAGGCGTTGCAAATAAAGCAGATCTCGAACGCGCTATGTCTTACGGTGCTATAGGAGCAAGTATAGGAAGCCCTTTTATAGCATCAGAAGAGGCTCCAGTATCACAAGAATACAAACAAGCTTGCGTAGATTTCGGTGCTAAAGATATCGTGATGACTCAAAAGATTTCTGGTACACCTTGTACTGTCATAAACACGCCTTACGTTCAAAAGATAGGGACTAAGCAAACGTGGTTAGAAGGCTTACTTAACAAAAATAAGAAGCTTAAGAAGTGGGTAAAGGCTATACGCTTTGCAAAAGGAATGCGTGACACCACAAAAGCCGCTCAGAGTGCTACATATAAAACAGTTTGGGTAGCTGGGCCATCTATAGAAGAAACGACTGCTATAGAGCCTGTGGCAACTATTATCAAGAAGTTTATATAG